The Acetobacteroides hydrogenigenes nucleotide sequence TTCCTTTAATATGGGGGATCGTAATTAACCATCCTACAATATTTATCTTCGGTTTTCTTTTTACAATAGCATCGGTTGGCGATCTTGTTCTTCTTTGGGAAATGCGGCATCTAAAATCAGGAAATGCAGTAAGCGAGCTCCCATCTCGCGAGGGGATTGCCGTAGAAGATGATGTGCTCGATGAGTAGCAAAATTT carries:
- a CDS encoding metalloprotease family protein, translating into MGLFLNEFFYRLTLAIFCKFPMSTFWYGFNLGQLMKCGDRDIPAGVKYYRIALILPHLIVGFFPLIWGIVINHPTIFIFGFLFTIASVGDLVLLWEMRHLKSGNAVSELPSREGIAVEDDVLDE